The Collimonas sp. PA-H2 genome contains a region encoding:
- a CDS encoding DNA-binding protein: MATNLVVRNVEEELTLALKQQAASHGRSAEAEHREILRAALQRPKRRSLLDFLLSMPNVGEDKDFDARNIQE; this comes from the coding sequence ATGGCTACAAACCTGGTGGTGAGAAACGTGGAAGAAGAACTTACTCTGGCGCTCAAGCAACAGGCGGCGTCGCATGGACGTAGCGCCGAAGCCGAGCACCGGGAAATCTTGCGGGCGGCGCTGCAGCGTCCGAAGCGGCGTTCGCTGCTGGACTTTTTATTGAGCATGCCGAATGTCGGGGAAGACAAGGACTTCGATGCACGCAACATTCAAGAGTAA
- a CDS encoding sigma-70 family RNA polymerase sigma factor, producing MPAEPSDESLMLNYRDGDLGAFRELYRRHSQGLYRFIAWRSPRRDWVDEIAQDSWAGLHHARARYQPESLFRTYLFQIARNRLIDLLRQQQTLLASEIGQGDEGQAKFDYLAETAQETLSPEAALENRQRIARLHAAIRLLPGEQKEALILQQFNGMSLAEIALIVAVPEETIKSRLRYAMRKLRQHLTQDLDSSEEAA from the coding sequence ATGCCCGCTGAACCCTCCGATGAATCGCTGATGCTCAATTACCGTGACGGCGATCTTGGCGCGTTCAGGGAGCTGTACCGGCGCCATAGCCAAGGCTTATACAGGTTCATCGCCTGGCGCTCGCCGCGCCGCGACTGGGTCGATGAGATCGCGCAAGACAGCTGGGCCGGCCTGCATCATGCACGCGCCCGCTATCAGCCGGAATCGCTGTTCCGGACTTATCTGTTCCAGATTGCGCGCAATCGTCTGATTGATCTGCTGCGCCAGCAGCAGACTTTGCTGGCCAGCGAGATCGGCCAGGGAGATGAAGGGCAAGCGAAGTTCGACTACCTGGCCGAAACAGCGCAGGAAACGCTGTCGCCCGAAGCCGCGCTGGAAAACCGCCAACGCATCGCCAGGCTGCACGCGGCGATACGGCTGCTGCCCGGGGAACAAAAAGAGGCTTTGATTTTGCAGCAATTTAACGGAATGAGTCTTGCAGAGATCGCCCTGATCGTCGCTGTGCCGGAAGAAACCATCAAGAGCCGGCTGCGCTACGCCATGCGCAAGCTGCGGCAGCACCTGACACAAGACCTGGATTCCAGCGAGGAGGCGGCATGA
- the kbl gene encoding glycine C-acetyltransferase, which produces MTVTQENTQNHGAPQFYSHLRDELSAIEAAGLLKSERLILGPQGGKISTESGELINLCANNYLGLSSHPALIKAAHDALDSHGFGLSSVRFICGTQDIHRQLEQRLSAFLGTEDCILYAAAFDANGGLFEPLLGEQDAIISDALNHASIIDGVRLCKAKRYRYAHNDMEDLERCLKQAKADNARFSMVFTDGVFSMDGTVAQLDVIRQLCDKYGALLGVDDCHATGFMGAKGRGTHEARGIFGKVDVITGTLGKALGGASGGFTAGRREVIDLLRQRSRPYLFSNTLMPAIVGASIAALDLLEASTELRDRLERNTVYFRKAITDAGFEIKPGTHPIVPLMVYDAVVAQKLSRRLYELGVYAVGFFYPVVPQGQARIRVQMSAVHDEATLQRAVAIFRQAGDELGLVKN; this is translated from the coding sequence ATGACCGTGACGCAAGAGAATACCCAAAACCATGGCGCTCCGCAGTTCTACAGCCACCTGCGCGACGAATTGAGCGCAATCGAAGCTGCCGGCCTGCTGAAGTCGGAGCGCCTGATCCTTGGCCCGCAGGGCGGCAAGATCAGCACCGAAAGCGGCGAACTGATCAATTTGTGCGCCAACAACTACCTGGGATTGTCTTCCCATCCGGCCTTGATCAAGGCCGCGCATGATGCCTTGGATTCGCACGGCTTCGGCCTGAGCTCGGTGCGCTTCATCTGCGGCACGCAGGATATCCACCGCCAACTGGAGCAGCGCCTGTCAGCCTTCCTCGGCACCGAGGATTGCATCCTGTATGCGGCTGCCTTCGATGCCAACGGCGGCTTGTTCGAACCTTTGCTGGGCGAGCAGGACGCGATCATCAGCGACGCCCTCAACCATGCTTCGATCATCGACGGCGTGCGCTTGTGCAAGGCGAAGCGCTATCGCTATGCGCATAACGACATGGAAGACCTGGAGCGCTGCCTGAAGCAGGCCAAGGCCGACAACGCCCGTTTTTCCATGGTGTTTACCGATGGCGTGTTTTCGATGGACGGCACGGTGGCGCAGCTGGATGTCATCCGTCAGTTGTGCGACAAGTACGGCGCGCTGCTGGGCGTCGACGATTGCCACGCCACCGGCTTCATGGGCGCAAAAGGACGCGGCACGCATGAAGCGCGCGGCATCTTCGGCAAGGTCGACGTCATTACCGGCACGCTGGGCAAAGCCCTGGGCGGCGCCAGCGGCGGCTTTACAGCCGGGCGGCGCGAGGTGATCGACCTGTTGCGGCAACGCTCGCGGCCTTACCTGTTCTCGAATACCTTGATGCCGGCGATTGTCGGCGCCTCGATCGCCGCGCTCGATCTGCTGGAAGCATCGACTGAACTGCGCGACCGCCTGGAGCGCAACACTGTCTACTTCCGCAAGGCGATCACTGACGCCGGCTTTGAAATCAAGCCGGGCACCCATCCGATCGTGCCACTGATGGTGTACGACGCCGTGGTCGCGCAAAAATTGTCGCGCCGCCTGTATGAGCTGGGCGTATATGCGGTCGGCTTCTTCTATCCGGTGGTGCCGCAAGGCCAGGCGCGGATCCGGGTGCAGATGTCGGCCGTCCACGATGAAGCAACCTTGCAGCGCGCAGTGGCCATTTTCCGGCAAGCCGGCGACGAGCTCGGCCTGGTGAAGAACTAA
- a CDS encoding NAD-dependent epimerase/dehydratase family protein produces the protein MKKVLVIGANGQIGTELATALVKLHGAKQVVTSDIQPAGKHPELAYETLDVTDAKRLAEVVSRHDIGEIYHLAAALSAKGEEHPEWAWNLNMTGLLNVLEVARQAKLSKVFWPSSIAAFGPSTPRDNAPQIGPMDPKTVYGISKLAGEHWCTWYAEKYGMDIRSLRYPGLISYSAEPGGGTTDYAIQALFAAADGGAFTSFLGEESTLPMMYMPDAVRATIELMSAPKENLKTAGSYNLAAWSFSPRELVAIIQQRCPSFQAAYKPDFRQAIADAWPRSIDDSSAREDWAWRPAYSLSEMVDDMLKHLVGRKSVSQEKQVA, from the coding sequence ATGAAAAAAGTATTGGTAATCGGCGCAAACGGGCAGATCGGCACCGAACTAGCGACGGCGCTCGTCAAATTGCATGGCGCCAAGCAGGTTGTCACGAGCGATATCCAGCCCGCCGGCAAGCATCCGGAGCTGGCGTATGAAACACTGGACGTCACGGATGCGAAGCGTCTGGCCGAGGTGGTCAGCCGGCACGACATCGGTGAAATCTACCACCTGGCGGCAGCGCTCTCGGCAAAAGGCGAAGAGCACCCCGAGTGGGCCTGGAATCTCAACATGACGGGCTTGCTGAACGTGCTGGAAGTGGCGCGCCAAGCCAAGCTGTCCAAGGTGTTCTGGCCTAGCTCGATTGCAGCATTTGGCCCTTCGACCCCGCGCGACAATGCGCCGCAGATCGGTCCCATGGATCCGAAGACTGTCTACGGCATCTCGAAGCTGGCGGGCGAGCATTGGTGCACCTGGTATGCCGAGAAGTACGGCATGGATATCCGCAGCCTGCGCTATCCGGGTCTGATCAGCTACTCGGCGGAACCCGGCGGTGGCACTACCGATTACGCCATCCAGGCGTTGTTCGCGGCGGCTGATGGCGGCGCTTTCACCAGTTTCCTGGGTGAAGAAAGCACATTGCCGATGATGTACATGCCTGACGCAGTGCGCGCCACCATCGAGCTGATGAGTGCACCGAAAGAAAATCTCAAGACGGCCGGTTCATACAATCTGGCGGCATGGAGCTTTTCGCCGCGTGAGCTGGTGGCCATTATCCAGCAGCGCTGCCCATCTTTCCAGGCCGCTTACAAGCCGGATTTCCGCCAGGCGATCGCTGATGCGTGGCCGCGCTCGATCGACGATTCCAGTGCGCGTGAAGACTGGGCATGGCGTCCTGCGTATAGCCTGAGCGAGATGGTTGACGACATGTTGAAGCACCTGGTCGGGCGCAAATCGGTGAGCCAGGAAAAGCAGGTTGCCTGA
- a CDS encoding type II toxin-antitoxin system VapC family toxin: MYLLDTNVISESRKGEKANRGTQEFWRSVDPDAIYLPVQCLGEIRRGVESVKRRGDSAQAKVLEAWLQTLTTEYADRILSFDSDCAQVWGALMSAGNQHPIDKQIAAIALIHDMTVVTRNTSDFIDTGVGLINPFS; this comes from the coding sequence GTGTATCTGTTGGATACCAATGTAATCAGCGAGTCCCGCAAAGGGGAAAAGGCCAACCGTGGAACGCAGGAGTTCTGGCGATCGGTCGATCCCGATGCGATTTATCTGCCGGTCCAATGCTTGGGCGAGATACGCCGCGGCGTTGAAAGCGTCAAGCGCCGCGGCGATTCAGCGCAGGCTAAAGTACTGGAGGCATGGCTGCAGACGCTGACGACGGAATATGCGGATCGCATCCTGTCTTTTGACAGCGACTGTGCCCAGGTGTGGGGGGCGCTGATGTCGGCTGGCAATCAACATCCCATCGACAAGCAAATTGCCGCAATCGCCTTGATCCACGATATGACAGTCGTTACGCGCAACACCAGCGATTTCATTGATACAGGCGTAGGTCTGATAAATCCATTTTCCTGA